A stretch of Acidimicrobiales bacterium DNA encodes these proteins:
- the serB gene encoding phosphoserine phosphatase SerB, which translates to MALEPPADHQSVLIRVTGPDHPGVTAGLMSVLADAGAQVQDIEQIVIRGQLTLGVAVAVPEGRDLLRDVLLFGWDQGMEVDFDVVSSIPTPTSRGHVVTLLGPELTPGELGAATTAIADAGANIQRIIRLSRYPVMSYELLVRDGDDTKLRANLLHTAAVNPGVDIAIQREGLGRRAKRLVVLDVDSTLIQDEVIELLAAEAGCLDEVRKITQDAMEGGIDFESSLRMRVRLLGGLDEGAIDRAWANLRFTPGARTFVRTLRRLGFEIAIVSGGFTAFTDRIAADLGIPHAHANELEIVDGALTGELVGEIVDRRRKATILTEIAAEKHVPLSQTVAVGDGANDLDMLNVAGLGIAFNAKPIVEDAADTSLSVPYLDAILFVLGIRREDVEAADELDGID; encoded by the coding sequence GTGGCCCTCGAACCCCCGGCGGATCACCAGTCCGTCCTGATCCGTGTCACCGGCCCGGACCATCCCGGCGTGACCGCTGGATTGATGTCCGTGCTCGCCGACGCCGGCGCTCAGGTGCAGGACATCGAGCAGATCGTGATCCGGGGCCAGCTGACGCTCGGTGTCGCCGTCGCCGTCCCCGAGGGCCGGGACCTCCTGCGCGACGTCCTCCTGTTCGGCTGGGACCAGGGCATGGAGGTGGACTTCGACGTCGTCTCGTCCATCCCGACCCCCACGAGCCGGGGCCACGTCGTCACCCTTCTCGGCCCGGAGCTGACCCCCGGCGAGCTCGGGGCGGCCACCACCGCGATCGCCGACGCCGGGGCCAACATCCAACGCATCATCCGCCTGTCGCGCTACCCGGTCATGAGCTACGAGCTGCTGGTCCGCGACGGCGACGACACCAAGCTGCGCGCGAATCTGCTCCACACGGCCGCGGTCAACCCCGGCGTCGACATCGCGATCCAGCGCGAAGGACTCGGCCGGCGGGCCAAGCGTCTCGTGGTGCTCGATGTGGACTCCACGCTCATCCAGGACGAGGTGATCGAGCTGCTCGCGGCCGAGGCCGGGTGCCTCGATGAGGTGCGCAAGATCACCCAGGACGCGATGGAGGGCGGGATCGACTTCGAGTCGTCGCTGCGCATGCGGGTCCGCCTCCTCGGTGGGCTCGACGAGGGCGCGATCGATCGGGCGTGGGCGAACCTCCGCTTCACCCCGGGGGCCCGCACGTTCGTGCGCACGCTGCGCCGGCTCGGCTTCGAGATCGCGATCGTCAGTGGCGGGTTCACCGCGTTCACCGACCGGATCGCGGCGGACCTGGGCATTCCCCATGCGCACGCCAACGAGCTCGAGATCGTGGACGGCGCATTGACCGGCGAGCTCGTCGGCGAGATCGTCGACCGGCGCCGCAAGGCAACGATCCTGACCGAGATCGCCGCGGAGAAGCACGTCCCCCTCTCCCAGACGGTGGCGGTGGGCGACGGGGCCAACGACCTCGACATGCTGAACGTCGCCGGACTCGGCATCGCCTTCAACGCGAAGCCGATCGTCGAGGACGCGGCGGACACCTCGCTGAGCGTCCCCTACCTCGACGCGATCCTCTTCGTGCTCGGCATCCGCCGTGAGGACGTCGAAGCCGCGGACGAACTCGACGGGATCGACTGA
- a CDS encoding serine protease gives MPRWHVSAWSTTTFVGGGFVVSKLAEHLMGEVRQAAADGADDLAETITMLATSVGPLVDIADVEALAEEFYAAKDWTTLVRLTDAVSASPVSTLRIQRLLLQGLMESGAKHAAARVAADLVLDESIELEERSELLGLIGRVKKDAYLETGSTDALDASFAAYQSGYDLGFDPLWHGVNIVALRHHAERPADSPPSADELLTLARGQEERDVWSWATEVELIAGAGAADGDASDAIDTLMAHDGFSPQVSGSLQRQLRDLYGLAADDPAMLRMAEGTLAKLGSGEIDPGEGVSIVLPASTGEYEKIFGDEHPVPLKIYAAGADRARSVAKVSYGGGGIGTAFVIDGAELHPDLAGRLALVTNEHVVAKPGVDGPGKHVSQVTLEFELGPDGEPITVGGLRAVWFSVKEELDVCVMLSDDPALATMKPLAVAPRVPLALPGAYVYVIGHPGGAELKFSIRGNDYVDTDFVRLHYTAPTEKGSSGSPVFDLEWQLVGVHHKGLSEMQKIDGSGTYEANEGMTIEAIRKRMAEEPPTPSGIDG, from the coding sequence GTGCCCCGCTGGCATGTGTCAGCATGGAGCACAACGACGTTCGTGGGGGGCGGGTTCGTGGTCTCGAAGCTGGCCGAACATCTGATGGGCGAGGTGCGCCAGGCCGCCGCCGACGGCGCGGACGACCTCGCCGAGACCATCACGATGCTCGCGACCTCGGTTGGCCCACTTGTCGACATCGCCGATGTCGAAGCCCTGGCCGAGGAGTTCTACGCGGCGAAGGACTGGACGACGTTGGTGCGGCTCACCGATGCCGTGAGCGCCTCGCCGGTGTCGACCCTGCGCATCCAACGCCTGCTCCTCCAGGGCCTCATGGAGAGCGGGGCCAAGCACGCGGCCGCTCGGGTCGCGGCCGACCTCGTGCTCGACGAGTCGATCGAGCTCGAGGAACGCAGCGAACTGCTCGGGCTCATCGGCCGGGTGAAGAAGGACGCCTACCTCGAGACCGGGAGCACCGACGCCCTCGACGCCTCGTTCGCCGCCTACCAGAGCGGCTACGACCTGGGATTCGACCCGTTGTGGCACGGCGTGAACATCGTCGCCCTCCGCCACCACGCCGAGCGTCCGGCCGACAGCCCGCCCAGCGCCGACGAACTGCTGACCCTCGCCCGCGGCCAGGAGGAACGCGACGTCTGGAGCTGGGCCACCGAAGTCGAGTTGATTGCGGGTGCGGGAGCCGCCGACGGTGACGCGTCCGACGCGATCGACACGCTCATGGCGCACGACGGCTTCTCGCCCCAGGTCTCGGGCAGTCTCCAGCGCCAGCTCCGTGATCTCTACGGCCTGGCCGCGGACGACCCGGCGATGCTCCGCATGGCCGAGGGGACGCTCGCGAAGCTCGGCTCGGGCGAGATCGATCCGGGTGAGGGTGTGTCGATCGTGCTCCCGGCCTCGACCGGTGAGTACGAGAAGATCTTCGGCGACGAACATCCGGTACCCCTGAAGATCTATGCCGCCGGCGCAGACCGGGCCCGGTCCGTCGCGAAGGTCAGCTACGGCGGGGGCGGGATCGGCACCGCGTTCGTGATCGACGGCGCCGAGCTCCACCCGGATCTCGCGGGCCGGTTGGCGCTCGTCACCAACGAACACGTCGTCGCGAAGCCGGGCGTCGACGGCCCCGGCAAGCACGTCTCGCAGGTCACGCTGGAGTTCGAGCTCGGTCCGGACGGCGAGCCGATCACGGTCGGCGGTCTCCGTGCGGTCTGGTTCTCCGTGAAGGAGGAGCTCGACGTGTGCGTGATGCTCTCCGACGATCCGGCGTTGGCGACAATGAAGCCCCTCGCCGTCGCGCCGAGGGTGCCGCTCGCCCTTCCCGGCGCCTACGTCTACGTCATCGGCCATCCCGGCGGTGCCGAGCTGAAGTTCTCGATCCGGGGCAACGACTATGTGGACACCGATTTCGTGCGTCTGCACTACACGGCCCCGACCGAGAAGGGCAGCTCCGGCAGCCCGGTGTTCGACCTCGAGTGGCAGCTCGTCGGTGTGCACCACAAGGGCCTGTCGGAGATGCAGAAGATCGACGGCAGCGGCACCTACGAGGCCAACGAGGGCATGACCATCGAGGCGATCCGCAAACGCATGGCCGAGGAGCCGCCGACCCCGAGCGGCATCGACGGATGA
- a CDS encoding SLATT domain-containing protein — protein MSSSPLGSADHVAAIRTDHPDLAALIDDLEAVVAPAYEDADAKAVAAQSKLDRSRRLALIGTAVAALASVLQVVPNHGFRIGAQIAVILAGAVSAAAINARRERVFRRWTEQRRIAEELRSLYFRELAAADVDAPSGERRLSLTARIDVVSAGGTTDVARPVNVAPGTELGEDRAALYGRLRLSGQIDWMRDKAEGLRTWADRLDGVQTGLTVAIPLLGGIGLLAEFNEGAAVDVPQAAIASAVVAGAATAIGAASASLGHERLAAHYERTVADLERYRRVWASGMSTDGLVEAVEQSLMREHRSWHQLTEDIERAGS, from the coding sequence ATGAGCAGCTCTCCCCTCGGCTCGGCGGACCACGTGGCGGCGATCCGCACCGATCATCCGGATCTGGCCGCCCTGATCGACGATCTCGAAGCGGTCGTGGCGCCGGCCTACGAGGACGCCGACGCGAAGGCGGTCGCCGCCCAGTCGAAGCTGGACCGCAGCCGGCGGCTCGCCCTCATCGGCACCGCGGTCGCCGCCCTGGCCTCGGTGCTCCAGGTCGTGCCCAACCACGGATTCCGGATCGGCGCCCAGATCGCGGTGATCCTCGCCGGTGCGGTGTCCGCCGCGGCGATCAACGCCCGGCGCGAGCGCGTGTTCCGACGGTGGACCGAGCAGCGCCGCATCGCCGAGGAGCTGCGGTCCCTCTACTTCCGCGAGCTCGCGGCCGCGGACGTCGACGCGCCGTCGGGTGAGCGGCGCCTGTCGCTGACCGCTCGCATCGACGTCGTCTCGGCCGGAGGCACGACCGATGTCGCCCGCCCCGTGAACGTCGCGCCCGGCACCGAGCTCGGGGAGGACCGGGCCGCGCTGTACGGCCGCCTCCGCCTCAGTGGCCAGATCGACTGGATGCGCGACAAGGCCGAGGGGTTGCGCACATGGGCCGATCGTCTCGACGGGGTCCAGACCGGCCTGACGGTGGCGATCCCGCTGCTCGGCGGCATCGGCCTGCTCGCCGAGTTCAACGAAGGCGCCGCGGTGGACGTGCCCCAGGCGGCGATCGCGAGCGCCGTCGTGGCCGGTGCGGCCACCGCCATCGGCGCGGCCAGCGCGTCGCTCGGCCACGAACGACTCGCCGCCCACTACGAACGCACCGTCGCCGACCTCGAGCGCTACCGCCGCGTGTGGGCGTCGGGAATGTCGACGGACGGCCTCGTCGAGGCCGTCGAACAGAGCCTGATGCGCGAGCACCGCTCGTGGCACCAACTGACCGAGGACATCGAGCGGGCGGGCTCGTGA
- a CDS encoding adenylate/guanylate cyclase domain-containing protein, with protein MNAAGPVIEGEPVDLTFLFTDIEGSTGLWERHPAEMVAVIGRHDAILETAIADHKGVLIGKTGDGVVGGFASAHDALAAAVESQRALLTEPWGSIAELPVRMGIHSGPVFKRGDEYHGRGVNLASRLHAAGHGGQILVSDVAAGLLAGQVPAPLALTDLGMHRLRDFAEPIRIHQVGGPGLPAEFPRLRSKEMGPAPLPAPPSRPIGRDDEIVQLGRLIGEHPMVTVIGSPGVGKSRLAIDVANLRRDGYANGARLCRLAGVGADDISVAIAAALDVEPRADVDIVTAIVEATNNLEVLLVVDNCEQDAGVVAPLLDEVVARCRRITILATRNSPVGTAGETVFRLEPLGTGPDSHADQLFHHFAVAAGASEETLRDPAITELCEKLDGLPMAIELAAAASVTQTPSEVLGSMRAVDAGDLPVVSLDETVSWSIDALPADHRRMLFAASVFVGGFTADAIAELTGADGRATVQPILVRLCDQSLIRTEHTANTTRFQILEPIRLHLRSRLDGDQADQLLDAHAALMTRLALTGGKAKRGKEEKLWARRLDADLDNLRAAFSRAEANGDHDATLAIAEALWDFGFMGLNYEVFDWAEAASRMAPPDHPLLASVAGIVSLGAWARDDGAKGAEFAEMALAAETRSGVGHTLPVRLAILNSAVYAETRHPIDRVFDELVEASKATGEPYWVANTMVLSSLAQSMAGVTDEARSSAAGALKLARKADNASSIAWSLFALGTAAEQLDHEYAASCLTEAITVARAVDNRWVMAMSQSSLASTRRRAGDTADAATQLCELLDLWMRVGHKSHAWHAIRLGALVLGEAGDTDAMLLLDRAAAAADFVMPLLNDERHELADRIAAALDAAGPEEAERLELRALLMDLPDAVAFAARRLETLV; from the coding sequence GTGAACGCAGCCGGGCCGGTCATCGAGGGAGAACCCGTCGATCTGACCTTCCTGTTCACGGACATCGAGGGCAGCACGGGCCTGTGGGAACGGCATCCGGCCGAGATGGTGGCCGTCATCGGCCGCCACGACGCCATCCTCGAGACGGCGATCGCCGATCACAAGGGCGTGCTCATCGGCAAGACCGGCGACGGCGTCGTCGGCGGGTTCGCCTCGGCCCACGACGCGCTGGCCGCCGCCGTCGAGTCGCAACGGGCGCTGCTCACCGAGCCCTGGGGTTCCATCGCGGAGCTACCCGTGCGCATGGGCATCCATTCGGGCCCCGTGTTCAAGCGGGGCGACGAGTACCACGGTCGCGGCGTCAACCTCGCGTCCCGGTTGCACGCGGCCGGCCATGGCGGTCAGATCCTCGTGTCCGATGTGGCCGCCGGGCTCCTCGCCGGTCAGGTGCCGGCGCCGCTCGCCCTGACCGATCTCGGCATGCATCGCCTGCGGGACTTCGCCGAGCCGATCCGCATCCACCAGGTCGGCGGTCCCGGGCTCCCCGCCGAGTTTCCCCGCCTGCGCTCGAAGGAGATGGGTCCCGCCCCCCTGCCCGCGCCGCCCTCCCGGCCGATCGGCCGCGACGACGAGATCGTGCAGCTCGGTCGCCTCATCGGTGAGCACCCCATGGTCACGGTGATCGGCTCGCCGGGTGTGGGGAAGTCCCGCCTCGCCATCGACGTCGCGAATCTCCGGCGCGACGGCTACGCGAACGGCGCTCGCCTGTGCCGGCTCGCCGGCGTCGGCGCCGACGACATCAGCGTCGCCATCGCGGCCGCGCTCGACGTCGAACCCCGCGCCGATGTCGACATCGTGACCGCCATCGTGGAGGCGACGAACAATCTCGAGGTGCTGCTCGTCGTCGACAACTGCGAACAGGACGCCGGCGTGGTCGCCCCGCTCCTCGACGAGGTCGTCGCCCGGTGCCGACGCATCACGATCCTGGCCACCCGGAACTCCCCGGTCGGCACCGCCGGCGAGACGGTCTTCCGCCTCGAACCGCTCGGGACGGGCCCGGACTCCCACGCCGACCAGCTCTTCCACCACTTCGCGGTCGCCGCCGGGGCGAGCGAGGAGACCCTTCGCGACCCGGCCATCACGGAGCTCTGCGAGAAGTTGGACGGCCTGCCGATGGCGATCGAGTTGGCCGCCGCCGCGTCCGTCACCCAGACGCCGAGCGAGGTCCTGGGGTCGATGCGCGCCGTCGATGCCGGTGACCTTCCCGTGGTCTCACTCGACGAGACGGTGTCGTGGAGCATCGACGCGCTCCCCGCGGACCATCGGCGCATGCTCTTCGCCGCGTCCGTGTTCGTGGGCGGGTTCACCGCCGACGCGATCGCCGAGCTGACCGGCGCCGACGGCCGGGCCACGGTGCAGCCGATCCTCGTGCGGCTCTGCGACCAGTCGTTGATCCGCACCGAGCACACGGCCAACACCACGCGCTTCCAGATCCTGGAGCCGATCCGTCTCCACCTGCGGTCCCGGCTCGATGGGGACCAGGCCGATCAGCTGCTCGACGCCCATGCCGCGCTGATGACACGACTCGCCCTCACGGGCGGCAAGGCGAAGCGGGGCAAGGAGGAGAAGCTCTGGGCCCGCCGGCTCGATGCCGACCTCGACAACCTGCGCGCCGCGTTCTCCCGAGCGGAGGCCAACGGCGACCACGACGCGACCCTCGCGATCGCCGAGGCCCTGTGGGACTTCGGGTTCATGGGTCTCAACTACGAGGTCTTCGACTGGGCCGAGGCCGCGTCGCGGATGGCGCCACCGGACCACCCCCTCCTCGCGTCCGTGGCCGGCATCGTGTCCCTCGGTGCGTGGGCGCGTGACGACGGCGCGAAAGGCGCCGAATTCGCGGAAATGGCCCTCGCCGCGGAGACCCGCTCGGGCGTCGGCCACACCCTCCCGGTCCGCCTCGCGATCCTGAACTCCGCGGTCTACGCCGAGACCCGCCATCCGATCGATCGCGTGTTCGACGAACTCGTCGAGGCGTCGAAGGCCACCGGCGAGCCCTACTGGGTCGCGAACACGATGGTGCTCTCGTCGCTCGCGCAGAGCATGGCCGGGGTCACCGACGAGGCCCGCAGCAGTGCGGCCGGCGCGCTCAAGCTGGCCCGCAAGGCCGACAACGCCTCGTCGATCGCCTGGTCGCTCTTCGCGCTCGGCACGGCGGCGGAGCAGCTCGACCACGAGTACGCGGCGTCCTGTCTGACCGAGGCGATCACCGTCGCGCGGGCCGTCGACAACCGCTGGGTGATGGCGATGTCGCAGTCGAGTCTCGCCTCGACCCGTCGACGCGCGGGTGACACCGCCGATGCCGCGACCCAGCTGTGCGAACTGCTCGACCTGTGGATGCGGGTCGGACACAAGTCCCACGCCTGGCACGCGATCCGACTCGGCGCCCTCGTCCTCGGTGAAGCCGGCGACACGGATGCGATGCTCCTGCTCGACCGGGCCGCCGCCGCGGCCGATTTCGTGATGCCGCTGCTGAACGACGAGCGCCACGAACTCGCCGATCGCATCGCCGCCGCCCTCGATGCCGCCGGCCCGGAGGAGGCCGAACGGCTCGAGCTCCGCGCCCTGCTGATGGATCTCCCCGACGCCGTGGCCTTCGCCGCCCGCCGGCTCGAGACCCTCGTCTGA
- a CDS encoding oxygenase MpaB family protein, with translation MTQLSSREITTERINNIVWEPMSDALRNYLVTICYVDLSNRMAELLGDEDANWCCLAVWPSFTVGETIRDTNDSLGLTKLTAKIPFRNYRQKTTAKILGGSYGKQRVVNRSIAAGNRGVFFEIAMVWADFMDTFADLAAMSSEQEKEAWTGFTQRVRDLPKPPGKLWPVEHREGLIEGCEKYLEAMHTDDDKRKAELILHGNLLMGYHEQSQLQGWLDLSLGDNPRRFIKWSPLRFVPFVRGPMERGMIRMITEYVFVVHMDDEVVRVGRDLPPKKGMSALYEGPLAELTDPELVALVEQLDDADRDDDAEGARRWNDFNDRMRFISSLFRSRQRQGLVGIMPYTDGQYETIMAEAAEIDRANALRDGDGGYEANEYFPVDAGAPWSEEQVRELERSLTDMRQECDPAVDEVVYRFFLEEGTPREDRHFTHVMKALPRANDYESLREYLARPPEPPSWTDPEKLKKAREFYDNWRPAIQSSLAFGSLPASYSAADGAQVLGLVSGLTNNVERRIWETARYLEDVMTTDFLDPDSDGWRSISGVRLLHASVRHMIENGSQRIRHDPEHPADRAWNTSWGRPINQEDVLGTALTFNAITIDVMDRVGIGFDPENADAFMHAWNVIGVLMGVPEEHLTSRIDPSRDLTFEEGRYVLGVINHRHRKPSIPGQKLTAELLAMFDGWFIGPMEKLPRAFMRVGLGDEVCDVVGVPPRGFLERMIEGSAEVSKRMRMNGMYRWMMRRSLESFGDAFLQYYAVVYKDEPPYRQRPLPEAMSTRRRPARRFRKERSA, from the coding sequence ATGACGCAACTCAGCAGTCGCGAGATCACGACCGAGCGGATCAACAACATCGTGTGGGAACCGATGTCGGATGCCTTGCGGAACTATCTGGTGACGATCTGCTACGTCGATCTGTCCAACCGGATGGCCGAGTTGCTCGGCGACGAGGACGCCAACTGGTGCTGCCTCGCGGTGTGGCCGTCGTTCACCGTGGGCGAGACGATCCGCGACACGAACGACAGCCTGGGCCTCACGAAGCTGACGGCCAAGATCCCGTTCCGCAACTATCGCCAGAAGACCACGGCGAAGATCCTCGGCGGGTCCTACGGCAAGCAGCGGGTGGTCAACCGGAGCATCGCCGCGGGCAACCGTGGCGTGTTCTTCGAGATCGCGATGGTGTGGGCCGACTTCATGGACACCTTCGCCGACCTGGCCGCGATGTCCTCCGAGCAGGAGAAGGAGGCGTGGACCGGGTTCACCCAGCGGGTCCGTGATCTCCCGAAGCCGCCCGGGAAGCTGTGGCCGGTGGAGCACCGCGAGGGGCTCATCGAGGGGTGCGAGAAGTACCTCGAGGCGATGCACACCGATGACGACAAGCGCAAGGCCGAGCTGATCCTGCACGGCAACCTGCTCATGGGGTACCACGAGCAGAGCCAGCTCCAGGGATGGCTCGACCTGTCGCTCGGCGACAACCCCCGCCGCTTCATCAAATGGTCCCCGCTGCGGTTCGTCCCCTTCGTCCGCGGGCCCATGGAGCGGGGCATGATCCGGATGATCACGGAGTACGTGTTCGTCGTGCACATGGACGACGAGGTGGTGCGCGTCGGTCGCGACCTTCCCCCGAAGAAGGGCATGAGCGCGCTCTACGAGGGCCCGCTCGCGGAGCTCACCGATCCGGAGCTGGTCGCCCTCGTCGAGCAGCTCGACGACGCCGATCGCGACGACGATGCCGAGGGCGCCCGTCGCTGGAACGACTTCAACGACCGGATGCGGTTCATCTCGTCGCTCTTCCGGTCGCGTCAGCGCCAGGGGCTCGTCGGGATCATGCCGTACACCGATGGCCAGTACGAGACGATCATGGCCGAGGCCGCCGAGATCGACCGGGCCAACGCGTTGCGCGACGGCGACGGCGGGTACGAGGCGAACGAGTACTTCCCGGTGGATGCCGGCGCCCCGTGGTCCGAGGAACAGGTGCGCGAGCTGGAGCGCTCCCTCACGGACATGCGCCAGGAGTGCGACCCGGCGGTCGACGAGGTCGTCTACCGGTTCTTCCTCGAAGAGGGGACGCCGCGCGAGGATCGCCACTTCACCCACGTGATGAAGGCGCTCCCTCGGGCCAACGACTACGAGTCCCTGCGTGAATACCTCGCCCGCCCGCCGGAGCCGCCGTCCTGGACGGACCCGGAGAAGCTGAAGAAGGCGCGCGAGTTCTACGACAACTGGCGACCGGCGATCCAGAGCTCGCTGGCCTTCGGCTCCCTGCCGGCGAGCTACAGCGCGGCCGACGGCGCCCAGGTGCTCGGCCTCGTGTCCGGTCTCACCAACAATGTGGAGCGGCGCATCTGGGAGACCGCCCGCTATCTCGAGGACGTCATGACGACGGACTTCCTCGATCCCGACAGTGACGGCTGGCGCTCGATCTCGGGGGTGCGGCTGCTCCACGCCTCCGTTCGACACATGATCGAGAACGGCAGTCAGCGGATCCGCCACGATCCCGAGCACCCGGCCGACCGCGCCTGGAACACGTCGTGGGGCCGTCCGATCAACCAGGAGGACGTGCTCGGCACGGCGCTCACGTTCAACGCGATCACGATCGACGTGATGGACCGGGTCGGCATCGGCTTCGACCCCGAGAACGCCGACGCGTTCATGCATGCATGGAACGTCATCGGCGTGCTCATGGGCGTGCCCGAGGAGCACCTCACGAGCCGGATCGACCCGAGCCGCGACCTCACATTCGAAGAGGGCCGCTACGTGCTCGGCGTGATCAACCACCGTCATCGCAAGCCGAGCATCCCGGGGCAGAAGCTGACCGCGGAGCTGCTCGCGATGTTCGACGGCTGGTTCATCGGTCCGATGGAGAAGCTGCCCCGTGCGTTCATGCGGGTCGGTCTCGGTGACGAGGTCTGCGACGTGGTCGGGGTGCCACCGCGGGGATTCCTCGAGCGCATGATCGAAGGCAGTGCCGAGGTCAGCAAGCGGATGCGGATGAACGGGATGTACCGCTGGATGATGCGCCGCTCGCTGGAGAGCTTCGGCGACGCCTTCCTCCAGTACTACGCGGTCGTCTACAAGGACGAGCCGCCCTATCGCCAGCGCCCGTTGCCGGAGGCGATGTCGACCAGGCGGCGGCCGGCCCGCCGATTCCGCAAGGAGAGGAGCGCCTGA